A stretch of the bacterium genome encodes the following:
- a CDS encoding alginate export family protein, whose protein sequence is MRKYLVAALALAVAFSMTTALWAEVQNVRLGGDIRIRSYYTKNLNSVDSEDDHDDFYFRQLSRISSEADLTENVWAVATVEANGYWGQDLAFGGTKFKNDWDVNLAEAYIQLGEMFYSPVSFKAGRQYLNYGNGFLISSREWYYKFDAARLIFDFAPWTIDLVYSRLVESDWIPGVADAGDDEDLFGMNLTYVADLWTVEGYVFGIRDAYDEDYGTDKNAPIAIGARFDASPLEAFDVWAEFVYELGTYQADPLSDQQDYAAYGLDAGMVYVFDVAWEPALALSYTMGSGGKADDDKYKFFDPFFNYNYYGYAYSPYLSNIGILNAQISFLPSESMTLIGSFYYYAQMEKAMMVMGNPDMDNGGVDALTNGNDDYLGVEFDAILEYDYTEDVSAQLIGAWFKPGDAYEVVGNDNSPDDVFELRAELFLSF, encoded by the coding sequence ATGCGCAAGTATCTGGTTGCGGCGTTGGCTCTGGCCGTAGCGTTCTCGATGACGACCGCTCTTTGGGCGGAAGTCCAGAACGTCAGGTTGGGAGGCGACATCAGGATTCGGAGTTACTATACCAAGAACTTGAATTCGGTCGACAGCGAGGACGATCACGATGATTTCTACTTCCGGCAGCTCAGCCGGATCTCGTCCGAAGCCGATCTGACCGAAAACGTTTGGGCGGTCGCCACGGTGGAAGCCAACGGGTACTGGGGACAGGATCTGGCTTTCGGCGGCACCAAGTTCAAAAACGATTGGGACGTCAACCTGGCCGAGGCCTATATCCAGCTCGGAGAAATGTTCTACAGCCCGGTTTCATTCAAGGCCGGCAGGCAGTACCTCAATTACGGCAACGGGTTCCTGATCAGCAGCCGTGAATGGTACTATAAGTTTGACGCTGCCCGCTTGATCTTCGATTTCGCTCCGTGGACGATCGACCTGGTCTATTCGCGCCTGGTCGAATCAGATTGGATCCCGGGCGTGGCGGATGCCGGCGACGATGAAGACCTCTTCGGAATGAATTTGACGTATGTGGCCGATCTCTGGACCGTGGAAGGTTATGTGTTCGGGATCCGTGACGCTTACGACGAAGATTACGGTACCGACAAGAACGCCCCCATCGCCATCGGCGCCAGGTTCGACGCGTCTCCCCTGGAGGCCTTCGATGTCTGGGCCGAGTTCGTCTACGAACTGGGTACCTATCAGGCCGACCCTCTCTCCGATCAGCAGGACTATGCCGCTTACGGCCTCGATGCCGGGATGGTGTATGTCTTCGACGTGGCCTGGGAACCGGCTCTGGCCCTTTCCTATACCATGGGGTCCGGCGGCAAGGCCGACGACGACAAATACAAGTTCTTCGATCCGTTCTTCAATTACAACTACTACGGATACGCCTACAGCCCTTATCTGTCCAACATCGGCATTCTCAACGCCCAGATCAGCTTTCTTCCCTCCGAAAGCATGACCCTGATCGGGAGCTTCTATTACTATGCCCAGATGGAAAAAGCCATGATGGTCATGGGTAATCCCGATATGGACAACGGCGGAGTGGATGCGCTCACCAACGGGAACGACGATTATCTCGGGGTGGAGTTCGACGCCATTCTCGAATACGACTACACCGAGGATGTCAGCGCTCAGTTGATCGGGGCCTGGTTCAAACCCGGCGACGCCTATGAAGTCGTCGGAAACGACAACAGCCCGGATGACGTTTTCGAATTGCGCGCCGAGCTTTTCCTGAGCTTCTGA
- a CDS encoding glycosyltransferase family 39 protein yields the protein MGSAFWQEIEKKPLWRLMVWVFLFGLSERLIVTLVLFIRYGWQTVSGIELWFYYGVAQGTFPLYSGWDPTWWALDFLGRFLSGLPLLYSVYLLSSVCSALNSAVFCLFIGELHGRRAGFLAGLVYASAVLPMFNSAGTVTHDVFAYSWLVLTLYGVLLACRRPGIWWKAAGAAIALISMFLGRQVGPTILVGVGAAVLFLFWEACRVFLEGNKPSRYLLPLVAAAGTAAIVSASGRFLFGQFSWKALTVSLAVTLAIFGAWEFMRRGTERGIAWAAPGVCFLAAAVFGWLAGAEEYGLFGSTITGWWAQVLLAVVFGAAAFVLALRHQRRGGGLALIQMAAFLLIVFTVALPLHTSILPQLKEKTFEIALQERGIDVGAQIRAGSGDLLGSSLGDYWLRFNFLLFFLPVGLWVAFRKRDAMSWVLLLSGFLASLAADRGTRPLTFGFVAMGVLAFTHWKVGYQWILAAWMGFIIGQFGGMYSTEYAVFFPAAAVFICLALQWSDKDRNPVGWHVFAGNLAWLTLGGVLGAVAFFAKEDYTQLHSQNALATMEWMKRYWTIQICLIVPVLLLLWEAWGNRSRVRAVREGRGKRARIFASIAVPVLVVLLLWLGITGIYDYLKFVAPVFFGGLIAVLTWDRREETGRPRYWGVVLVCWLFATVIPSMNQTPKSTQGEYDLYHWMNRNLARSGKIFVPWSDGYMAEAVSGLPSILSPENIDFSLPRYYWSPEAPAADEFLRHDIRYVVISSKYFKLLAVNKKTGEYQYRFSPDIVYQPQQLGIKTLPALRETLLFRMLYDPGSLKRFVPRYSVRDEEEDTGYVVFEVLPPSEKPGIMVQ from the coding sequence ATGGGAAGCGCTTTCTGGCAGGAAATCGAGAAAAAACCACTTTGGCGGCTGATGGTCTGGGTTTTTCTCTTCGGGCTCTCGGAGCGCCTCATAGTTACCCTGGTCCTCTTTATCCGCTACGGATGGCAGACCGTCAGCGGAATCGAATTGTGGTTTTATTACGGTGTCGCCCAGGGGACTTTCCCGCTGTATTCCGGCTGGGACCCTACCTGGTGGGCCCTTGATTTTCTGGGCCGTTTCCTGTCGGGGCTTCCGCTCCTCTATTCCGTTTATTTGCTTTCCTCCGTCTGTTCCGCTCTCAACTCCGCCGTGTTCTGCCTGTTCATCGGCGAACTCCACGGCCGCCGCGCCGGATTTCTGGCGGGGCTGGTTTACGCTTCCGCGGTCCTGCCCATGTTCAACAGCGCGGGAACGGTGACCCACGATGTTTTTGCCTATTCCTGGCTGGTTCTGACCCTGTACGGGGTATTGCTGGCCTGCCGCCGCCCCGGAATATGGTGGAAGGCGGCGGGAGCCGCCATTGCCCTGATCTCCATGTTCCTGGGCAGGCAGGTGGGCCCCACGATTCTGGTGGGTGTGGGTGCCGCCGTGCTGTTCCTTTTCTGGGAAGCCTGCCGGGTCTTTTTAGAGGGGAACAAGCCCTCACGCTATCTCCTCCCGCTTGTGGCGGCCGCGGGAACGGCGGCGATCGTGTCCGCGTCCGGCCGATTCCTCTTCGGGCAATTCTCCTGGAAAGCGTTGACGGTTTCGCTGGCGGTGACGTTGGCGATATTCGGCGCCTGGGAATTCATGCGCCGGGGAACCGAGCGTGGGATCGCCTGGGCGGCTCCCGGCGTCTGTTTCCTGGCCGCGGCGGTCTTCGGTTGGCTGGCCGGCGCGGAAGAGTACGGGCTATTCGGTTCTACTATCACGGGCTGGTGGGCGCAGGTGCTTCTGGCCGTTGTCTTCGGGGCGGCGGCGTTCGTGCTTGCTCTCCGCCACCAGCGCCGTGGCGGCGGTCTTGCCTTGATCCAGATGGCCGCGTTTCTCCTCATCGTATTTACCGTGGCCCTGCCGCTTCATACCAGTATTCTGCCGCAGCTTAAGGAAAAAACCTTTGAGATAGCCCTACAGGAACGCGGGATCGATGTCGGCGCCCAAATCCGCGCCGGCAGCGGCGACCTGCTCGGCAGTTCTCTGGGCGACTATTGGCTGCGCTTCAATTTTCTGCTGTTTTTCCTCCCGGTCGGCCTCTGGGTGGCATTCAGAAAAAGAGACGCCATGTCCTGGGTGCTGCTCCTGTCGGGATTTCTGGCTTCTCTGGCCGCCGACCGGGGGACCCGGCCCCTGACTTTCGGATTCGTAGCCATGGGGGTTCTGGCTTTTACCCACTGGAAGGTCGGTTACCAGTGGATCCTGGCGGCCTGGATGGGTTTCATCATCGGTCAGTTCGGGGGGATGTATTCCACCGAATACGCCGTTTTCTTTCCCGCCGCCGCCGTTTTCATCTGTCTGGCCCTGCAATGGTCCGACAAGGACAGGAACCCCGTGGGTTGGCATGTGTTCGCCGGCAATCTGGCCTGGTTGACGCTCGGCGGGGTTCTGGGCGCCGTCGCCTTTTTCGCCAAAGAGGATTATACCCAGCTCCATTCCCAGAACGCGCTGGCGACCATGGAGTGGATGAAACGATACTGGACGATACAAATCTGCCTGATCGTTCCCGTCCTGTTGCTTCTTTGGGAAGCGTGGGGCAACCGCTCCCGGGTTAGGGCGGTTCGCGAGGGCAGGGGTAAGCGCGCCCGGATATTCGCCTCGATCGCGGTCCCTGTTCTGGTAGTGCTGCTGCTCTGGCTGGGGATAACGGGAATCTACGATTATCTGAAGTTCGTCGCGCCGGTCTTTTTCGGGGGGTTGATCGCGGTTTTGACCTGGGACCGGCGGGAGGAGACCGGGCGCCCGCGTTACTGGGGAGTAGTTCTGGTCTGTTGGCTCTTCGCCACCGTGATCCCTTCCATGAACCAAACCCCGAAAAGCACTCAGGGCGAATACGATCTCTACCATTGGATGAACCGTAACCTGGCTCGTTCGGGAAAGATTTTCGTCCCATGGAGCGACGGATATATGGCGGAGGCGGTTTCCGGCTTGCCGTCGATCCTTTCTCCCGAAAACATCGATTTCTCCCTCCCCCGCTATTATTGGTCCCCGGAAGCGCCCGCCGCCGACGAATTCCTCCGCCACGATATCCGCTATGTGGTGATCTCGTCGAAGTATTTCAAGTTGTTGGCCGTGAACAAGAAAACCGGGGAATATCAATATCGCTTTTCCCCCGACATCGTCTATCAGCCCCAGCAACTCGGGATCAAGACCCTGCCCGCCTTGAGGGAGACGCTCCTTTTCCGGATGCTGTACGATCCCGGGAGCTTGAAACGGTTCGTGCCCAGATACAGCGTCAGGGACGAAGAAGAGGACACGGGATACGTGGTTTTCGAAGTGCTGCCGCCCTCGGAAAAACCGGGGATCATGGTTCAATAA
- a CDS encoding tetratricopeptide repeat protein yields MSHKIDQKELRHDGLVDTVTLVSMHIQRHSLLYLIGVVCVAVATVLVGVFVYQGNRQKATAREALAQAETPAQLAEIARRYQSSPEAPLALLRLADLVYGQEEYAAALQNYQTFLNRYGAHPLADMAQMGKGYSLEGQQRWEEAALAYRELPAKYPNSSLFPEALYNSARCLIHAGRNTEGLNAYRQLVATYPRSVYARFAQDRYCALAPAVSDGG; encoded by the coding sequence ATGAGCCATAAGATCGATCAGAAAGAACTGCGGCACGACGGGTTGGTGGATACCGTAACCCTCGTATCCATGCATATCCAGAGGCACTCCCTGCTCTATTTGATCGGAGTCGTCTGCGTCGCCGTAGCGACCGTTCTCGTGGGAGTGTTCGTCTACCAGGGAAACCGGCAGAAGGCGACTGCCCGGGAAGCACTGGCCCAAGCCGAGACGCCGGCTCAACTGGCCGAGATCGCCCGGAGATATCAGAGTTCCCCGGAAGCTCCCCTCGCGCTGCTGCGCTTGGCCGATCTCGTCTATGGCCAGGAAGAGTATGCGGCCGCCCTGCAGAACTACCAGACCTTCCTCAACAGGTACGGCGCCCATCCTCTCGCGGACATGGCCCAGATGGGCAAAGGATATTCCCTGGAAGGACAACAGCGCTGGGAAGAAGCCGCCCTGGCTTATCGGGAACTCCCGGCAAAATATCCGAATTCATCCCTGTTCCCCGAGGCTCTCTATAATTCGGCCCGTTGCCTGATCCACGCCGGAAGAAATACGGAAGGGTTGAACGCTTACCGGCAACTGGTGGCGACCTACCCGCGCAGCGTCTACGCCCGGTTCGCGCAGGACAGATACTGCGCTTTGGCGCCGGCAGTTTCGGACGGCGGTTGA